In Paludibaculum fermentans, the genomic stretch CCTCGAACGCGGCCTCTACCGAGCCATCAAGGAGCTCAGCAAACTCCAAACCGAACGCGCCGCCCTCGCCCAGCAGCATCCAGATGTCGTGAAAGCCGTCCGCGAGAACGTCCCCCTGGCCGAAGTTACCCGCCTGACCAGCAACACCGACGAACTCTTCTTCTACGAAGGCTATGGCCGGCCCCGCCGCGCCTTCGAACACCTGACCACCGGCATCGAGACCAATCACCCCGACAACCAGGACCCTCTGGCTGACCTCCAGCCGATCCGTATTCCACGAAATGAAGCCAATCCGGCCGTCGAAGAGGGGCTGCCCGCCGACTTCTACAAGGTTCCGAAGCACTGAATCCCACCTCCAAGCGAAGGCGCCGCGCATCGACGAAACGAAGCCGCCGGCAAACTCCGCCGCCGGTAGCACCCCCCAGCCGGAAGTAGCGCCGGCCATGCTCTTTGAAAATTTCCCCTCTATCCCCGGTCCGGGGAATCCCCATGCTGCGGGTGCCGACCCTGACGGCCCCCGCGGATCAACGAAACGAAGCCACCAGCAGTGCCCATCGAACCGGCGTGCTCTTCTTTGACGAAGGCGATGGCAGGACCCTTCCGGGCTCTAAATCGCCGCAGCACCGGCATCGATTCCAACCACCCGGCAACCAGGACCCGGCGGCCGGCCTCCAGCCGATCCGTGTTCCACGAAACGAAGCCAGTCCGGCCGACGAAGACGGGCTGCCCAACCTGCTCTTCAACGTTTCAAGGTGCTGAAGACCACACCGTCGCCAGGGCGCGCCTCATTGACGAAACTAAGCCGCCGGCGAATTCCGCCGCCGGCAGTGTCCCCAGCCGGAGCCAACTCCGGCCAGGTTCTTTGAGAATCCCGCCTCTATCTCCAGCCTGGGGAGTCCCCGTACTGATGCCGCAGACGCCAGCGGCCTCCACGGATCAACGAAACGAAGCCGCGGGCAGTGCCCCTCGAATCGGGTGCTCTTCTTTGACGAAGGCGATGGCCGACCCCGCCTGGCACTCAAGCACCGCAGCACCGGCATCGATTCCAACCACCTCGGCAACCAGGACCCGCTGGCCGACCTCCAGCCGATCCGCGTTCCACGAAACGAAGCCAACCCGGCCGCCGAAGACGGGTTGCCGGCCGGGTTTTACAACGTTTCCAAGCGTTGAAGACCACCCCAGCGCCAGGTCGCGTCGTGTTCACGAAACGAAGCCGCTGACGAGCTACGTCGCCAGTAGCGCCCCCAGCCGGAGCCAGCGCCGGCCATGCTCTTTGAAAACTTCACCTCTATCCCTGGTTCGGGGAATCCCTGTACTGCGGTCGCCGGCCCTGACGGCCCCTGCGGCTTAACGAAACGAAGCCACGCGCAATGCCCATCGCACCGGCATACTCTGCTTCAACGAAGGCGATGGCCGACCCCCCTCGGGCGCCGGCACACCACACCACCGGCATCGATTCCAACCCTCCCGGCAGCCAGGACCTGCTCGCCGATCACCCGCTGAATTACGTTGCACGAAACGAAGCCAGCCTGGCCGGTGAGGCAGGACCGCCAAACCTGGGCGACGACCTGACGGGCCTCTGAACACCGCGTCCGGATGGCGTCGCCACGCTTTTGCGAAACAAAGCCGCTGACCGGTTCCGCCGCCAGTTGCACGGCCGGTCAGATCCAACTCCGGCCATCAGCTTGCCCGAACGCAACGAGCTCCACCGCCTGCGATCGATCAGGAAAGTGCCGGGATCATGTCACAAGCCTCCGGGGCAGGAGACCGGCAGACAAGCCGATGGGCTGCGCGCCACTCGTGCACTCAGCAGGATGGGGGCTACTGACTCGTCGAACTCAGTGGCTCGCTGGAGCGGGTCAGCCCTTGCTCGATCAGCGAGGCCAGGCCAAAGCCGCCCTGCTGCGCCATCACCTGTGCAAGGTGCTGCTCGGCGAAGTCGCCCATGGCGGAACTCGCCTGGTCCTCGCCCGTGCCCATCCAGCCGCCACCCGTGGACTCTCTCATGGAGTGCATGATCTGGCCAATCAGGAGAGCTTCAAACTGCGCAGCCGTTTGTTGAATGTGGCGCTTGTCATTCAAAGCGCCTTTTGCGATCTGCGTTGGATCCGGGCCCAGTGGTGTGCCCGTTTGAACGAGTGAACTGGTCATAGAACCTCGATTTCCGCGTCTAGCGCGCCGGCGGCTTTCAGGTTTTGCAGGATGGCAATGATGTCTCGCGGGGTGGAGCCCACCGCCGTCAGTGCGCGTACCAGATCCTCAACGGTGGCTCCTTGTTTGAGTTGGATACTCTTGGCCGGTTCCTCCTTGGCCGCAACGGTCACCGACGGCTTGGTGACTGTCTGGCCCGCGGCTAGCGGAGCGGGCTGGGAGACGTCGAGCGTGGTTTCCACGGCAATGCTCAGGTTGCCATGCAGGATCGCGGCCGGACGAATGCGAATGCCGGATCCGGCGGTGATGGTCCCTGTGCGTTCATTGATAATGATGCGTGCCGGCCGGTCAGCCTCCAGCGTCAGTCCTTCGATCTCCGCCACAAACTCGACGGGCTTCTGAGTCCAGTCTGGAGGGATGCCCACTGAGACCATGCCGGCGCTCTCGCAGCGCGCCGTGCCATCGCCGAAGCGCTGGTTCACAACAGAGGCGAGCCGCGCCGATGTCGTAAAATCGGCCATCCGGAGTTGCAGGTGGATTCGATCGCCCGGCTTAATGCCGGAAGGCGGCGTACGTTCGACAATCGCTCCATTTGGGATGCGGCCCGCTGTGGGGTGGTTGACGGTGGTGGAGTTACCGCTCTTTCCGGCAACAAATCCGCCCGTGACGACCGCACCCTGTGCCACGGCGAAGACCTCACCGTTGGCGGCCTTGAGGGGGGTGAGGATGAGGGTCCCGCCTTGCAGGTTGGAGGAATCTCCAATAGCGGAAACCTGTACGTCGATCCGCGTGCCGGGTTGCGCGTAAGGCGGCAGGTTTGCGGTGAGCATGACAGCCGCCATGTTGCGGACCTGCATGGCCGACGGCGCCACCTGGACACCCATGCGATCCAGCATGTTGGCCAGCGACTGCGCGGAAAAGAAGGTTTGCCGCTTGTCGCCTGTGCCGTTCAGGCCGACAACCAGGCCGTAGCCCAGCAGTTGGTTGTCCCGCACGCCCTCGATCGAGGCGATCTCTTTGACCCGGGTGCCGGACTTCGCCGCCGGCGCTATGGCCATCAGGGGAAAGAGAGCCGCAATGGTAAGTGTGAGCGTCATGGATAGCGCCTAGAACGGGAGAATGCCCAGCATCAGCCTGTAGAGGAAGTTCGGCCGCCGGATAGCGTCGTTGACCACGCCTCGCCCGTCTACCCGCACTTCCAGGTCAGCCAGCCGGTCAGACGAAACATTGTTGTCCGTGCTCAGGTCTTTGCCTCTGAGAATTCCGCGGATCGAGACCTTCTGATGCTCGGAATTGATCATCACGTCCTTCGTGCCTTCAACAACCATGTTTCCGTTGGGCAGCACATGGGTGACCCGGGCCGATACTGTGGTTCTCAGCTCCGTCTCCCGCGAGGTCGCGCCTTGGCCCTCCAGCTTGTTGCTGCCGCTGAGGCCCGCCAGGGAGGACAGCGGTCCAGGAGTTTTCACGGGGCCGCCCATCGCGGAGATCGAGGCACTCGCGTTCGATTTCCGGCTCGTGCTTGTGGTGCCCTTCGAAACCGCCGAAGCCTTGTCCAGAATCACGATAGTCACGAGATCGTTCAGTTGGGTAGCGCGCGAGTCGCGGGCGAGGTCGGCCAGCCGGCCGGATTGATCGTACAGCGAGCCGGGTGACGTGACCGGCGGCGGCGCTTGCCTCTCAGCATCCTGCAAATACCTATCGAGCGAACTCAGCTCCTGTTTCTTTGGCTTTCGCGCCGCCGGCCATGACGGGGCGGCGGACATGGCCAGCACGAGTGCCAGCGCGCATGGAATTCTGGTTGTCATTGGGATCAGCTAATTGGACGGCGGCCCGGCCAGGCGCTTCCACCAGCGCCTTTAACCGCTTGCCGGTTTGCGTGTTCTCGACCAGGATGGATTCGCCCTGCCGGCCTGAGGCCAGCGCGCGGCCCTCGAATTTCACTTGCGCGGATCCTGCTGCCACGGTCACTTGGAGGACGTCCCCCTGCGATACCGCCGCCGGCCTGGTCACGAGGTCGATGCGCATCGCGGTCCCCGGGCGGATGGCGCGCCGGCATTCGAAACCGATCAGGCCAGCTTCCTCGTTCGCCGGCATCGGATCGTGCGGCGCGGCGAGTCGCGTCTCGCGCACAATGTCGCTAGCGGCGATGATGTGCCCCGCCGCAAGCTCTGTGGCCGCATAGAAACCCGCCTGGGGAACCGACACGCGGACCGTAGCCCAAAAGGGTGCACTGCGATGGCCGTCGTAATTCACATGGCCCCGCCAGAGTAAGGGTGCCTTTGCCGCCAGCGGTGCGGGTCGTGCCAGCGACCTCAGTTCAAAGCGAAGTTGCCCGGCAGGCATCGGCATGCGGCAGAAATCGACAAGCTCCAGGTGAGCTTCCGGCGCCAGGGCGGCACGCAGCGCCTTTTCGATCTCCTCTGCTGAGTAAGTGTGCGAAGGACGTTCGACACAAATCGACTCCGCCGGCTGTTCGGCGGGCGGCAGCGCCGGCGCGCCGTGACGCGCCAGAAACGTACTCAGTTGGGCCGCCGACCAGGAGCGCCGAAGCCCTGGTGCCGGCGTGTAGCCAAGAACCGTAGCCGCCGGCAGCTTGGCAAAGGCCGGCAGTATCCCTGCGAGGTCGGAGGCTTGCACCTGCAGACGGTCGATCTGGAGGCAGTCCGAGGCGGCTGCCGTGCGGCACACGAGCGCGAATAGGATGAAGCGTCTCATCGAGTCATGTTGTTCACTTGCTGGTACATTTCGTCGGCGGCCTTTACAACCTTGGAGTTGGCTTCGTAGGCGCGCTGACTGACGATCAGGTCAACGAACGCCTCCACGACGGAAACGTTGGACTGTTCGACATAACCCTGGAGCAGGGCCCCCAATCCTTCCTGCCCGCCGGGCGTTCCCAACGTTGGCTCTCCGGAGGCGTCCGTCGGCGCGTAGAGGTTCTTCCCGATGCTGTTTAGTCCCGAAGGATTAGTGAAGTTTGCAAGTTGGATCTGGCCGCCCAGTTGCGCTGCCGTCTGGCCCGGGAGGCTATAGCTCACGGTTCCGTCCGAACCGATGGTGATGCTTTGA encodes the following:
- the flgA gene encoding flagellar basal body P-ring formation chaperone FlgA; this translates as MRRFILFALVCRTAAASDCLQIDRLQVQASDLAGILPAFAKLPAATVLGYTPAPGLRRSWSAAQLSTFLARHGAPALPPAEQPAESICVERPSHTYSAEEIEKALRAALAPEAHLELVDFCRMPMPAGQLRFELRSLARPAPLAAKAPLLWRGHVNYDGHRSAPFWATVRVSVPQAGFYAATELAAGHIIAASDIVRETRLAAPHDPMPANEEAGLIGFECRRAIRPGTAMRIDLVTRPAAVSQGDVLQVTVAAGSAQVKFEGRALASGRQGESILVENTQTGKRLKALVEAPGRAAVQLADPNDNQNSMRAGTRAGHVRRPVMAGGAKAKETGAEFAR
- a CDS encoding flagellar basal body L-ring protein FlgH, with the protein product MQDAERQAPPPVTSPGSLYDQSGRLADLARDSRATQLNDLVTIVILDKASAVSKGTTSTSRKSNASASISAMGGPVKTPGPLSSLAGLSGSNKLEGQGATSRETELRTTVSARVTHVLPNGNMVVEGTKDVMINSEHQKVSIRGILRGKDLSTDNNVSSDRLADLEVRVDGRGVVNDAIRRPNFLYRLMLGILPF
- a CDS encoding rod-binding protein gives rise to the protein MTSSLVQTGTPLGPDPTQIAKGALNDKRHIQQTAAQFEALLIGQIMHSMRESTGGGWMGTGEDQASSAMGDFAEQHLAQVMAQQGGFGLASLIEQGLTRSSEPLSSTSQ
- a CDS encoding flagellar basal body P-ring protein FlgI, translated to MTLTLTIAALFPLMAIAPAAKSGTRVKEIASIEGVRDNQLLGYGLVVGLNGTGDKRQTFFSAQSLANMLDRMGVQVAPSAMQVRNMAAVMLTANLPPYAQPGTRIDVQVSAIGDSSNLQGGTLILTPLKAANGEVFAVAQGAVVTGGFVAGKSGNSTTVNHPTAGRIPNGAIVERTPPSGIKPGDRIHLQLRMADFTTSARLASVVNQRFGDGTARCESAGMVSVGIPPDWTQKPVEFVAEIEGLTLEADRPARIIINERTGTITAGSGIRIRPAAILHGNLSIAVETTLDVSQPAPLAAGQTVTKPSVTVAAKEEPAKSIQLKQGATVEDLVRALTAVGSTPRDIIAILQNLKAAGALDAEIEVL